Proteins encoded in a region of the Diabrotica undecimpunctata isolate CICGRU chromosome 10, icDiaUnde3, whole genome shotgun sequence genome:
- the LOC140451635 gene encoding uncharacterized protein has translation MKGNTTNSPRFIKDDAGQLLKDDEEISRQWRKYFQQLLNPEKPTTTRQGNKDSTRGNENSRRVYEGEQVVRAGHIIMCGRLHTEKQDCIVIYALCLQTSALQSSPHVIKGQLNIVNNIATVHKMECSCKGGNSGYCKHISAVLLHCTRIPLETLEELSQTDLQCAWSLRKATSKDQYKAVSIPEMPCYKDKWAKQITTISSEKKPNILENLLLHAPKSALHLNRVGRRESPTTSVETVYPNNNQHLNILLNNASQSVIMMELEGLTVEIKDCCKDFVQSHFMNDTEHVATTTKISQREWHKQRKYRITGSRIYGIYTYAGFDWITKAEKYFNPKHFTNKFVKHGLKYEAAARECFVKATGQTVSTFLV, from the exons ATGAAGGGCAACACGACCAACAGCCCAAGATTTATAAAAGACGATGCAGGACAATTGCTCAAAGACGACGAGGAGATAAGCCGCCAATGGAGAAAGTATTTCCAGCAACTCTTAAATCCAGAAAAACCCACCACGACGCGACAGGGCAACAAAGACAGTACCA gagggAATGAAAATTCTAGAAGAGTCTATGAAGGCGAGCAAGTTGTTCGAGCAGGTCACATAATTATGTGTGGTAGATTACATACAGAAAAGCAAGACTGCATTGTAATTTATGCTCTTTGTTTACAAACCAGTGCCTTGCAATCATCGCCGCATGTGATCAAAGGACAATTAAATATTGTCAATAACATAGCAACTGTGCATAAGATGGAATGCTCTTGTAAAGGTGGAAACAGTGGGTATTGTAAACATATTTCAGCCGTGTTATTACATTGTACcag aatacCTTTGGAAACTTTGGAAGAGCTATCCCAAACAGACTTACAATGTGCTTGGTCTCTAAGGAAAGCAACCAGCAAAGATCAATATAAAGCTGTTTCCATACCGGAAATGCCTTGTTATAAGGATAAATGGGCCAAACAAATAACCACAATCTCCAGTGAAAAGAAaccaaatattttagaaaatctttTATTACATGCTCCAAAATCTGCATTACATTTGAATCG GGTAGGCAGAAGAGAATCACCAACTACCAGTGTAGAAACAGTTTACCCAAATAACAATCAACATCTCAACATATTACTTAATAATGCCAGCCAATCTGTTATTATGATGGAATTAGAAGGTTTAACCGTTGAGATTAAGGATTGTTGTAAAGATTTTGTGCAATCTCATTTTATGAATGATACAGAACATGTTGCAACTACAACAAAAATATCTCAAAGAGAATGGCACAAACAGCGTAAGTATCGAATTACTGGCTCTAGAATATATGGCATATATACCTACGCTGGTTTCGATTGGATCACTAAAGCTGAAAAGTATTTCAATCCAAAACATTTTACAAACAAATTTGTTAAGCATGGGTTGAAGTATGAAGCTGCAGCACGTGAAtgctttgtcaaagcaactggaCAAACAGTGTCCACATTTTTGGTCTAA
- the LOC140451636 gene encoding uncharacterized protein → MLCSFTGLQNFQLLDGIVSSVNLVYKDIRSHRLGVRQRIILTFVKLKLDLSYAVLAPLFGVTQGLCKTYITQMICILAEVLQCTIYMPSSAELQKNVPICFTNFEDTEMVLDCTEIKVYKPKCLCCRIRFYSQYKGSETIKFMTGVSPSGVITFVSRPYGGRASDKIIFEESGVIEQIKPGSAIMVDKGFLIDELCSFHNAKLYRPPFLEKRKQLSREEAIQNSDIAAARVHIERTNQRIKLFKILSNKLHTNFIPYIQNIFIIICAVTNLSSPILADNKFLQ, encoded by the coding sequence ATGCTATGCAGTTTTACAGGATTGCAGAATTTCCAATTACTGGATGGTATAGTGTCATCAGTTAATTTAGTGTATAAAGACATTAGAAGTCATAGACTAGGTGTAAGACAGCGAATTATACTAACATTCGTAAAATTGAAGTTGGATTTAAGTTACGCAGTGTTAGCACCATTGTTTGGTGTTACTCAAGGTTTGTGTAAAACTTATATTACACAAATGATATGTATCCTAGCAGAAGTGCTTCAATGTACTATATATATGCCTTCAAGTGCAGAATTACAAAAGAATGTGCCCATTTGTTTTACTAATTTTGAAGATACAGAAATGGTTCTGGATTGCACAGAAATAAAAGTGTATAAACCAAAGTGCTTGTGCTGCAGAATACGTTTCTATTCCCAGTATAAAGGAAGTGAAACCATAAAATTCATGACAGGGGTATCTCCTTCAGGAGTAATCACTTTTGTAAGTAGACCATATGGTGGTCGTGCATCAGACAAAATAATCTTTGAAGAAAGTGGTGTAATTGAACAAATTAAGCCAGGCTCTGCAATTATGGTggataaaggatttttaattgATGAATTGTGTTCATTTCATAACGCAAAACTCTACAGGCCTCCatttttagaaaaacgaaaacaacTAAGTCGTGAAGAAGCAATTCAAAACTCAGACATTGCAGCAGCTAGAGTTCATATTGAACGAACAAATCAGcgcataaaattatttaaaattttgagtAATAAACTTCATACTAATTTTATACCATACATACAGAATATCTTTATTATTATATGTGCTGTGACTAACTTGTCTTCGCCTATATTGGCagataataaatttttacaataa